The Lentisphaera araneosa HTCC2155 genome has a window encoding:
- a CDS encoding metallophosphoesterase produces MKRKIFVGDIHGCYAEFKKLLKKVNYDADCDRLISVGDIVNKGPQSAAVLDYFIKNKIEVVKGNHEDWLFRALSGESPMYKEGEQIVQESAYSKEEILHWLKNLPCYIKGEDFVAVHAGFSPYCKLKENNERDLFTVRYVDKETQELFAKDNGEHKLSPWYEEFTYQKPGKREIIHGHWAKKKICEYGRVIGLDTGCVYGGHLSAYIFPSKRIVQVPSEQRKQYDY; encoded by the coding sequence TTGAAAAGAAAGATTTTTGTTGGTGATATTCACGGCTGTTATGCAGAATTCAAAAAGTTACTGAAGAAAGTTAATTACGATGCTGATTGTGATCGTCTTATTTCGGTAGGAGATATAGTCAACAAAGGACCTCAATCGGCCGCGGTTTTGGACTACTTTATCAAGAACAAAATCGAAGTCGTGAAGGGCAATCATGAAGACTGGCTTTTTAGGGCTTTAAGTGGCGAATCACCCATGTATAAAGAGGGCGAACAAATTGTTCAAGAATCAGCTTATTCGAAAGAAGAAATCCTCCATTGGTTAAAAAACCTTCCCTGTTATATAAAAGGAGAAGATTTTGTGGCCGTTCACGCCGGGTTTTCACCCTACTGTAAACTGAAAGAGAATAATGAACGCGACTTGTTTACGGTTCGTTATGTGGATAAAGAGACTCAAGAGCTCTTCGCTAAAGATAATGGCGAACATAAGCTCTCACCATGGTATGAGGAATTCACTTATCAAAAGCCAGGCAAGAGAGAAATTATTCATGGTCATTGGGCTAAGAAAAAGATCTGTGAATATGGTCGAGTCATTGGTTTAGACACCGGCTGTGTCTATGGAGGGCACTTATCCGCCTACATTTTCCCAAGTAAAAGGATCGTCCAAGTCCCTAGCGAACAGCGCAAACAATACGATTATTAA
- a CDS encoding ArsR/SmtB family transcription factor, with the protein MLKNSFSDEDHTLILKALADETRLRLIRILQKEELNVQEICEITTLPQPKISRHLAVLKNSNLLNDRRDGTRIFYTTVNLEKNCPSLSEYINTLVGSDHPDLSRLEKVILKRAKESRDVMHDLADQWDEVISSLHHPGAAVFALPGFAPKGMKIADLGCGTGLLLPLLDRFDGEIYAVDQSDVMLAKAQKRAEENKLNKINFVQSDLTSGELNIPKCDALLLHFVMHQIPSPQSLLKSIARCCEKNGRIIIVDMNHHEDESTRERFGSVWLGFDQAQLEEWLQEAGFSQINFSSLQENSKAGQNPFVCIAVKAD; encoded by the coding sequence ATGTTAAAAAATAGCTTTAGTGACGAAGATCACACACTCATTCTCAAGGCACTCGCCGACGAAACGCGTTTGAGGCTCATCCGCATTTTACAGAAAGAAGAACTCAATGTTCAGGAAATCTGTGAAATCACCACCCTGCCCCAACCCAAGATTTCACGTCACTTAGCTGTCTTAAAAAACTCCAATCTGCTCAATGATCGACGTGATGGAACTCGCATTTTTTACACCACTGTTAACTTAGAAAAAAATTGCCCAAGTTTATCTGAATACATCAATACTCTTGTGGGTTCTGATCACCCCGACCTCTCACGCTTAGAGAAAGTGATTCTCAAGCGTGCTAAAGAAAGCCGCGATGTGATGCATGACTTGGCTGATCAGTGGGACGAAGTTATTTCTTCGCTTCACCATCCAGGAGCTGCCGTCTTTGCCTTGCCTGGTTTTGCGCCTAAAGGTATGAAGATTGCCGATCTCGGCTGCGGCACGGGACTACTGCTTCCGCTTTTGGATCGCTTTGATGGTGAAATCTATGCCGTTGATCAAAGTGACGTGATGTTGGCCAAAGCGCAAAAACGCGCTGAAGAGAATAAATTAAACAAGATCAATTTCGTTCAGAGTGACCTCACTTCTGGTGAGCTCAATATCCCGAAATGTGATGCTCTGCTTTTGCATTTTGTCATGCACCAAATCCCCAGCCCCCAGAGCTTACTCAAATCAATTGCCCGTTGTTGCGAAAAAAATGGCCGCATTATCATTGTGGATATGAATCATCACGAAGACGAGAGTACACGTGAACGCTTTGGATCGGTTTGGCTCGGTTTTGATCAAGCTCAACTCGAAGAATGGCTTCAAGAAGCGGGCTTCAGCCAAATTAATTTTTCTAGTTTACAAGAAAACTCAAAGGCAGGGCAAAACCCCTTCGTCTGCATCGCTGTTAAAGCTGATTAG
- a CDS encoding lysine-2,3-aminomutase-like protein, which yields MNYIRNTKALQEQGLISADDTDLLNRVAEKFQISLSPEVIKNIAEPEIRQQYLPTKEELEIQEEELNDPIGDEKFTPVKGITHRYPDRVLLKPLHTCNVYCRFCFRREKVGQADEILKQDELENALNYIRERQEVWEVILTGGDPLSLSADKLASILDQLEAIDHVKVIRIHTRIPLVAPEKISDELLKVLDREKALYMILHCNSHKELSDNVCFGIKKLSRAGIPLLSQSVLLKNINDSVEKLEKLFRSLVAIRVRPYYLHHPDLAQGTSHFRVSLEKGRQVTSELRKSLSGIAQPLYVLDVPGGLGKVPAGKEFIQAKDDKTWKIQTIHDTFVDYQDYL from the coding sequence ATGAACTATATTCGCAATACCAAGGCTTTGCAGGAACAAGGTTTAATCTCTGCCGATGATACTGACTTGCTCAATCGCGTTGCTGAAAAGTTCCAAATTAGTTTGAGTCCCGAAGTGATTAAAAATATTGCCGAACCCGAAATCCGTCAGCAATACCTTCCCACAAAAGAAGAATTAGAGATTCAGGAAGAGGAGCTTAACGACCCGATTGGCGACGAAAAGTTCACTCCCGTCAAGGGCATCACCCATCGTTATCCCGACCGGGTTTTACTGAAACCCTTGCATACCTGCAATGTTTATTGTCGTTTTTGTTTTCGACGCGAAAAAGTCGGCCAAGCCGATGAAATCTTAAAGCAAGATGAACTCGAAAACGCACTCAATTATATCCGCGAACGCCAAGAAGTTTGGGAAGTGATTTTAACTGGCGGTGATCCCTTAAGCCTTTCAGCAGACAAACTCGCAAGCATCCTCGATCAATTAGAAGCAATTGATCACGTCAAAGTGATTCGCATTCACACCCGTATTCCCTTGGTCGCTCCCGAAAAAATTAGTGATGAATTGCTCAAAGTTCTCGATCGTGAAAAAGCGCTCTATATGATTTTACATTGCAACTCCCACAAAGAGCTCAGTGATAATGTTTGCTTTGGAATTAAAAAGTTAAGCCGTGCGGGGATCCCGCTCTTGAGTCAGAGTGTTTTGCTCAAAAACATCAACGACTCGGTCGAGAAACTTGAGAAACTCTTTAGAAGTCTCGTGGCAATCCGTGTACGTCCCTATTACCTACACCATCCCGACCTCGCCCAAGGCACGAGTCATTTCCGCGTCAGTTTAGAAAAAGGACGCCAAGTGACTAGCGAACTTCGCAAAAGTTTATCTGGCATTGCCCAGCCCCTATACGTACTCGATGTGCCTGGAGGTTTGGGAAAAGTCCCCGCAGGTAAAGAATTTATCCAAGCCAAGGATGATAAGACATGGAAAATCCAGACTATTCATGATACTTTCGTGGATTATCAGGATTATCTCTAG
- a CDS encoding 4a-hydroxytetrahydrobiopterin dehydratase produces the protein MSQWLEKKCEACEGGVEPLSEEIINDFLSTVPGWEYKELRLSQKFDFKNHYEAISFVNAVAWISHTENHHPIMEVGFRDVTIFYWTHAIDGISDNDFICAAKVNQLLN, from the coding sequence ATGAGTCAGTGGCTAGAAAAAAAATGTGAAGCTTGTGAGGGTGGTGTTGAGCCTTTGAGTGAAGAAATTATCAATGATTTCCTTTCGACCGTTCCAGGTTGGGAATACAAAGAGTTGCGTTTATCGCAAAAATTTGATTTCAAAAATCATTACGAAGCGATTTCATTCGTCAATGCAGTTGCATGGATTTCTCACACCGAGAATCATCACCCCATTATGGAAGTCGGTTTTCGCGATGTGACCATCTTTTATTGGACACATGCTATCGACGGCATTAGTGATAACGATTTCATTTGCGCCGCCAAAGTTAATCAGCTTCTTAATTAA
- a CDS encoding HAD family hydrolase, which yields MNKAAIIDFDGTLTRVRCGWEDKMREFFHQKLFAETANLSETTKEEALSQTEEWISHAPGTTIAQQMGALSEILNFCSIEHSLDQIIEEFDTYSSDWEYARVTELKDKGQLDQLMLCGARKFLENLIELGYELHLLSGTSHEKLLFECETLELSQYFVHIQGYEKHLELPYKRESIRKTIKDYAYNNENTLIIGDGLTELEAGRELACPCIGVAISEEDGKGCDQEKLSKLKTKGFEEVITDFDEALEFIPQVKQV from the coding sequence GTGAATAAAGCCGCTATTATTGATTTTGATGGAACCCTAACGCGTGTTCGTTGTGGTTGGGAAGATAAAATGCGAGAGTTTTTTCATCAAAAACTTTTTGCTGAAACCGCAAATTTATCAGAGACCACAAAAGAAGAAGCGCTCAGCCAAACAGAAGAATGGATTAGCCATGCACCCGGAACGACGATTGCGCAACAAATGGGTGCCTTAAGTGAAATCCTTAATTTTTGCTCGATTGAGCATTCACTTGATCAAATCATCGAAGAATTTGATACTTATTCAAGTGATTGGGAATACGCTCGTGTTACTGAGCTCAAGGATAAAGGTCAACTGGACCAACTGATGCTTTGCGGAGCTCGCAAATTTTTAGAAAATTTAATTGAACTGGGCTACGAATTGCATTTACTCTCGGGCACGAGCCACGAAAAGCTTCTGTTTGAATGTGAGACTTTAGAGCTTAGTCAATACTTTGTTCATATCCAAGGATATGAAAAGCATTTGGAACTGCCCTACAAACGTGAATCCATCCGCAAAACGATTAAAGATTACGCTTATAATAATGAAAACACACTCATCATTGGCGATGGCCTCACTGAACTTGAAGCGGGCCGTGAGCTCGCTTGCCCCTGCATTGGCGTAGCCATCAGCGAAGAAGATGGCAAGGGTTGCGATCAGGAAAAATTAAGCAAACTCAAGACCAAGGGTTTCGAAGAAGTGATTACAGATTTTGATGAGGCCTTGGAATTTATTCCTCAGGTGAAACAAGTTTAA
- the tadA gene encoding tRNA adenosine(34) deaminase TadA — protein sequence MIDDALFSEDESNERIVFSDEHYMRMALRQAEQAFQAGEVPIGAVVVHEGEVIAKAWNQVEMLKDATAHAEILALTQASAHLDRWRLHGCTLYVTKEPCPMCAGALVNSRIDRVVFGLADEKGGGCGGSFHIHDHDGLLHKVKSEGHCCEDECRLLIQSFFKMRRLAQKEKKSE from the coding sequence ATGATTGATGATGCGCTTTTCTCTGAAGATGAATCCAACGAAAGGATCGTTTTTTCAGATGAGCACTACATGCGCATGGCCTTACGCCAGGCCGAACAAGCTTTTCAAGCTGGCGAAGTTCCAATTGGTGCCGTCGTTGTACATGAAGGTGAAGTAATTGCCAAAGCATGGAATCAAGTCGAAATGCTCAAAGATGCCACGGCGCACGCTGAAATTTTAGCCCTCACCCAAGCTTCAGCTCATCTCGATCGCTGGCGCCTCCATGGCTGTACACTCTATGTGACCAAAGAGCCCTGCCCCATGTGTGCGGGCGCTCTCGTTAACTCGCGCATTGACCGCGTCGTCTTTGGACTCGCCGACGAAAAAGGCGGTGGTTGTGGTGGTTCTTTTCATATTCACGATCACGATGGCTTGCTGCACAAAGTGAAAAGCGAGGGCCATTGCTGTGAAGATGAGTGTCGCTTATTGATTCAAAGTTTTTTTAAAATGCGTCGTTTAGCCCAAAAGGAAAAGAAAAGTGAATAA
- a CDS encoding ABC transporter ATP-binding protein, translating to MSSFLSAQNISKHYNSADAGRIQVLDNVSLDIQQGDWAMLIGSSGSGKSTFLNILGTLDKADSGRLLLQGKNYAKFSAMAKAKLRQDQLGFVFQSFQLIPELTALENVMLPAQFSSQSNQAKKRSMELLERVGLASRSTHHPGALSGGEQQRVAICRALVNDPDIILADEPTGNLDPKTSEELIEFFSELRKQGKTIVMVTHDHQLKKYASKVFTLKKGKLSS from the coding sequence ATGAGTAGTTTTCTTTCCGCGCAGAATATAAGCAAACACTACAATTCCGCTGATGCAGGCCGTATTCAGGTTTTGGATAATGTCAGTCTCGACATCCAACAGGGTGACTGGGCGATGCTCATCGGCTCTTCAGGAAGTGGTAAATCAACTTTCCTCAATATCTTGGGAACCCTCGACAAAGCCGATAGTGGTCGACTTCTGCTCCAAGGGAAAAACTACGCGAAATTTTCTGCCATGGCTAAAGCCAAATTGCGTCAAGATCAACTCGGCTTTGTCTTCCAATCCTTTCAGCTCATCCCCGAACTCACAGCTTTAGAAAACGTCATGCTTCCGGCACAATTCTCTAGTCAGAGCAATCAAGCAAAAAAGCGTTCCATGGAATTACTTGAACGCGTTGGCTTGGCCTCGCGATCAACGCACCACCCAGGAGCTCTTTCTGGTGGTGAACAACAACGCGTGGCGATTTGTCGCGCCTTAGTGAATGACCCCGACATCATCTTGGCCGACGAACCCACGGGCAATCTCGATCCAAAAACTTCTGAGGAACTCATCGAGTTTTTTAGCGAACTTCGCAAACAAGGCAAAACAATCGTCATGGTGACGCATGATCACCAATTAAAAAAGTATGCCTCCAAAGTCTTTACGCTCAAAAAAGGTAAACTGAGCTCATGA
- a CDS encoding ABC transporter permease, with protein sequence MKGIFFLTWRYLKPKKNISSIVTWLSCLGPMLGVGVLLVVMSVMNGHPHEIQKKIMEVESHISMSRYDGKFFPDYLDLMDHIENKYDFKCSPYTQMPIFIQQDKSIKSFLAKGILPEYDQEASKLKTYIIDGLDENGKYQLDPKGALISSRLSAMLGVTIGDKIIVHSPQKYGKLLLQKEEGKVDDVYLNMALELTVSGIFRTGYVDIDKNLMFIHLDSANELLEQDWGASLGIDLSIPDPVKAEEVTKELARDPYFFNTKAQFYPWQYKKKQFFDIVKKEKTMMTLVLFFIVGGAAVGVAACLFSLVLQKTREIGVLKAIGATPIQILWVFLIQGLVLGSLGSTLGLIGGLFTLDKREWVVGILGNWDADFYMLDRVPMLILSSDVHLIFWGAIIICALASLFPALVAVSVNPVKALQSNE encoded by the coding sequence ATGAAAGGCATCTTTTTTCTAACTTGGCGTTATTTGAAGCCAAAGAAAAACATCTCATCAATCGTCACTTGGCTCTCCTGCCTCGGCCCCATGCTTGGAGTCGGCGTCTTGCTAGTGGTCATGAGTGTGATGAATGGTCATCCCCACGAGATCCAAAAAAAGATCATGGAAGTGGAATCGCATATTTCCATGAGTCGTTATGATGGCAAATTCTTCCCCGATTACTTAGACTTAATGGATCACATCGAAAATAAGTATGATTTCAAATGCTCCCCCTACACGCAAATGCCCATCTTCATTCAGCAAGACAAGAGCATAAAATCCTTTTTAGCGAAGGGTATCTTACCCGAATATGATCAAGAAGCCTCGAAACTCAAAACTTACATCATTGATGGCCTCGATGAAAATGGTAAGTATCAGCTCGATCCCAAAGGAGCACTGATTTCCAGCCGCCTCTCGGCAATGCTCGGCGTCACTATTGGGGATAAAATCATTGTGCACTCACCGCAAAAGTACGGCAAGTTACTGCTTCAAAAAGAAGAAGGGAAAGTCGATGACGTCTACCTCAACATGGCACTCGAACTCACGGTGAGTGGAATCTTCCGCACGGGTTATGTGGACATCGACAAAAACCTCATGTTCATTCATCTCGATAGTGCAAACGAATTACTCGAACAGGATTGGGGCGCTTCGCTCGGCATTGACCTCTCGATCCCAGATCCCGTAAAAGCGGAAGAAGTCACTAAAGAACTTGCCCGTGATCCCTATTTCTTTAATACCAAAGCACAGTTTTATCCCTGGCAATATAAAAAGAAGCAGTTCTTTGATATCGTCAAGAAAGAAAAAACGATGATGACCTTGGTGTTATTCTTTATTGTTGGCGGAGCTGCCGTGGGGGTTGCTGCCTGCTTGTTCTCACTGGTACTCCAAAAAACGCGGGAAATCGGCGTGCTCAAGGCCATTGGCGCTACACCCATACAAATCCTTTGGGTCTTCCTCATTCAAGGCCTCGTGCTTGGTTCTCTCGGCTCAACCCTAGGTCTTATTGGTGGTTTGTTTACGCTGGATAAGCGTGAGTGGGTAGTTGGTATTTTAGGTAATTGGGATGCCGACTTTTATATGTTGGATCGCGTGCCGATGCTCATCCTTTCCTCTGATGTGCACCTCATTTTCTGGGGAGCGATTATCATTTGTGCTCTCGCTTCTCTTTTCCCCGCCTTAGTGGCTGTCTCTGTCAACCCTGTAAAGGCTTTGCAATCAAATGAGTAG
- a CDS encoding GH36-type glycosyl hydrolase domain-containing protein produces MQYGYFDDKNKEYVIERPDTPTSWSNYLGSTRYGAIITNNAGGYSFFKSVAQGRFTRLRFNAVPMDQAGRYIYIHDADTKDYWSASWQPVAKPLDEYKSECRHGSAYTKISSDYSDIATNTNFFVPLDSDYECWRTTVKNNGATKRTLKMFTYVEYGCNWNANDDLNNLQYSQYITDMSVVDGIISHASNTNLPEMPDNLEEKDQARYTFLGAVGVEVTGYDTSREAFIGPYRSYANPIAVEKGECSNSLAKAGNPCGTLQFEITLEPGEEKEFAIFMGIGRAEKEGKQVVEKFANLDLIDSEFEKLKNYWHSKMSQMSVQTPDGDVDSMLNMWSQFNSLMTFFWSRAASLVYSGARDGLGYRDTVQDMLGVMHAIPELVQERLELMITGQVASGGAMPVVKPFAHKPGFEPEPSPEEFRSDDALWLFNAVPAYVKETGDLDFYKKVLPYADKGQDTILAHLRRALEFSIKYSGAHGFPCGMLADWNDCLELGQQGETVFVAFQLRYGLKTYIEICQLLETYEDEITWAVAELAKLDKNLHEHAWDGEWFLRAYRDDGLKFGSKENDEGSIFLNTQTWAVFSDHASQEEKVSAMDAVHRELATDYGIMLCAPPFVNTDYKVVRAALFNPGLKENAAIFTHTQGWTIMAEAILGRGERAFDYYKSTLPAAYNDRAEVRQIEPYVYCQSTISKFHPQEGASRLPWLTGAATWAYYAASQYIIGIQPDYNGLSIDPCVPAKWDKFQVERQFRGATYQISVSNPNGVNKGVASIKLNGEAIEGQCLPVCASGSNNKVEVIMS; encoded by the coding sequence ATGCAGTACGGCTATTTTGATGATAAAAACAAAGAATATGTAATTGAACGTCCCGATACACCAACTTCTTGGAGTAACTACTTAGGTTCCACTCGTTATGGTGCGATTATTACCAATAATGCGGGTGGCTATAGTTTCTTTAAATCAGTGGCTCAAGGTCGCTTCACACGCTTGCGTTTTAACGCAGTTCCCATGGACCAAGCGGGCCGTTATATTTATATCCATGATGCGGATACAAAAGATTATTGGTCAGCTTCTTGGCAACCAGTGGCTAAGCCTTTAGACGAATATAAATCTGAATGTCGTCATGGTTCTGCGTACACAAAAATTTCTTCTGATTACTCAGATATTGCGACAAACACAAATTTTTTCGTGCCACTTGATTCTGATTATGAATGCTGGCGCACAACAGTAAAAAATAATGGCGCCACTAAGCGTACACTGAAAATGTTCACTTACGTCGAATACGGCTGTAACTGGAATGCTAATGACGACCTCAATAATCTTCAGTATTCACAGTACATCACCGATATGAGCGTTGTTGATGGTATCATTAGCCATGCTTCAAACACTAATCTTCCTGAGATGCCGGATAATTTAGAAGAAAAAGACCAGGCGCGTTATACTTTCCTCGGAGCTGTGGGTGTTGAGGTAACGGGCTACGATACAAGTCGTGAAGCCTTCATTGGCCCTTACCGTAGCTATGCAAACCCGATTGCCGTAGAAAAGGGTGAGTGTTCGAACTCACTTGCGAAAGCTGGCAACCCTTGCGGTACACTGCAGTTTGAGATTACTCTTGAGCCAGGCGAAGAGAAAGAATTCGCAATCTTCATGGGTATTGGCCGTGCAGAAAAAGAGGGTAAGCAAGTTGTTGAAAAGTTTGCTAACCTCGATCTCATTGACTCTGAGTTTGAGAAATTGAAAAATTACTGGCATTCAAAGATGTCACAAATGTCCGTACAAACTCCCGATGGCGATGTCGACTCCATGCTCAATATGTGGAGTCAATTTAATAGCTTGATGACTTTCTTCTGGTCACGTGCAGCCAGTCTCGTTTATTCAGGAGCTCGCGATGGTCTCGGTTACCGTGATACGGTACAAGATATGCTCGGTGTGATGCACGCGATTCCAGAACTCGTTCAAGAGCGTTTGGAACTGATGATCACGGGGCAAGTAGCCAGTGGTGGTGCAATGCCAGTTGTGAAGCCTTTCGCTCATAAGCCTGGTTTTGAACCCGAGCCCAGCCCAGAAGAGTTCCGTTCAGACGATGCCCTCTGGCTCTTTAACGCCGTTCCTGCTTATGTGAAAGAAACGGGTGACCTCGACTTCTACAAAAAAGTACTTCCTTATGCCGACAAAGGACAAGATACGATTTTAGCTCACTTGCGTAGAGCGCTTGAATTCAGCATTAAATACTCAGGAGCTCACGGTTTCCCATGTGGTATGTTAGCTGACTGGAATGACTGTCTCGAACTCGGTCAGCAGGGCGAAACAGTTTTCGTGGCTTTCCAATTGCGTTATGGCCTCAAAACTTATATCGAAATCTGTCAACTCTTAGAGACTTACGAAGACGAAATTACTTGGGCTGTTGCGGAACTCGCAAAACTCGATAAAAACCTCCATGAGCATGCTTGGGATGGTGAATGGTTCCTGCGCGCTTATCGCGATGATGGTCTTAAATTCGGTTCGAAAGAAAATGATGAGGGTTCAATCTTCCTTAATACTCAGACTTGGGCGGTGTTCTCTGATCACGCTTCACAAGAAGAAAAAGTTTCCGCGATGGATGCGGTTCACCGCGAACTGGCAACGGATTACGGCATCATGCTTTGTGCTCCTCCCTTTGTGAATACTGACTACAAAGTGGTACGTGCGGCACTCTTTAATCCAGGCCTCAAAGAAAATGCCGCTATCTTCACCCATACTCAGGGTTGGACGATTATGGCCGAAGCGATACTCGGACGTGGTGAGCGCGCTTTCGATTACTACAAATCAACGCTTCCTGCAGCATATAATGACCGTGCCGAGGTCCGCCAGATTGAACCTTATGTTTACTGTCAGTCAACTATTTCAAAGTTCCACCCCCAAGAAGGAGCTTCAAGACTCCCTTGGTTGACGGGTGCAGCCACATGGGCTTATTACGCAGCGTCGCAGTATATTATAGGTATCCAACCAGATTATAATGGCTTAAGCATCGATCCTTGTGTTCCAGCTAAATGGGACAAGTTCCAAGTGGAACGTCAATTCCGTGGAGCGACCTACCAGATCTCTGTGAGCAATCCCAATGGAGTCAATAAAGGCGTCGCCTCAATCAAACTCAATGGCGAAGCCATCGAAGGCCAATGCCTTCCCGTTTGCGCATCAGGTAGCAACAACAAAGTTGAAGTCATCATGAGTTAA
- a CDS encoding mannose-1-phosphate guanylyltransferase/mannose-6-phosphate isomerase, with amino-acid sequence MHSINTVIMSGGSGSRLWPMSRSTHPKQFLPLCGEFTMLQQTALRLDGLEQEGRILVVANQNHRFLVAEQLREIGVKSPQIILEPCARNTAPAVALAALQVHKQEPEALMLVLAADHLIQDEEAFRQAVRDAAPCAAEGHILTFGIVPDHPATGYGYIQAGEQFVSSIRQVDNFVEKPNLEKAEAYLSEGNFLWNSGMFLIRADIYLSELKKYRPDILEACEKSFENTSDDMDFVRPGVEEFAACPKDSIDYAIMEKSQVVKVIPLDAGWSDVGSWTELANQHSEDTYENSCVGDTLTIDSERNFIRANKKLIATVGVSDLLIVDTDDALLVAHKSKAQDVKKIVEELKEQSRPEADINSKVYRPWGWYNTIDQGPQFKVKRISVNPGAKLSLQKHHHRAEHWVVVTGTAIVTNGDKEILLSENQSTYIPIGVQHRLENPGKIDLEIIEVQSGTYLEEDDIVRLDDNYGRA; translated from the coding sequence ATGCATTCAATTAATACCGTTATTATGTCAGGTGGCAGCGGCAGTCGCCTTTGGCCGATGTCTCGTTCGACTCACCCTAAACAATTCCTCCCACTTTGTGGAGAGTTCACTATGCTTCAGCAAACGGCTTTGCGTCTTGATGGCTTAGAGCAAGAGGGACGAATACTTGTTGTCGCCAATCAAAATCATCGCTTTTTAGTTGCTGAACAATTGCGCGAAATCGGGGTGAAATCCCCACAAATAATCTTAGAGCCTTGTGCTAGAAACACTGCTCCTGCGGTTGCTTTAGCTGCTCTTCAAGTCCATAAACAAGAGCCAGAAGCATTGATGCTAGTACTTGCGGCGGATCACCTCATTCAAGATGAAGAGGCCTTTCGCCAAGCCGTAAGAGACGCAGCACCCTGTGCCGCAGAAGGCCATATATTAACGTTTGGCATTGTTCCTGATCATCCCGCAACGGGCTATGGTTATATTCAGGCAGGAGAGCAATTTGTAAGCTCTATTCGGCAAGTGGATAACTTTGTTGAAAAACCCAATTTAGAAAAAGCAGAAGCTTATCTTAGTGAAGGAAACTTCCTATGGAACTCAGGTATGTTTCTCATTCGAGCGGATATTTACCTTAGTGAACTTAAAAAATACCGTCCTGACATTTTAGAAGCCTGTGAAAAATCTTTTGAAAACACTAGTGATGACATGGACTTTGTTCGTCCGGGAGTCGAAGAATTTGCTGCTTGTCCCAAGGACTCAATTGATTATGCAATTATGGAAAAATCGCAAGTCGTCAAAGTCATCCCTTTAGATGCCGGTTGGTCTGATGTCGGTTCATGGACAGAATTAGCTAATCAACACAGCGAAGATACCTATGAAAATAGCTGTGTGGGTGATACCCTAACCATTGATAGTGAAAGAAACTTTATTCGCGCAAATAAAAAGCTTATTGCTACTGTAGGGGTTAGCGACTTATTAATTGTAGATACTGATGATGCCTTGCTGGTGGCCCATAAATCCAAAGCTCAAGATGTAAAAAAGATCGTGGAAGAGTTAAAAGAACAAAGTAGACCCGAAGCGGATATAAATAGCAAAGTTTATCGCCCGTGGGGTTGGTACAACACCATTGATCAAGGCCCACAATTTAAAGTCAAGCGCATCTCAGTCAATCCAGGTGCAAAACTCTCCCTACAAAAACATCATCACCGTGCCGAACATTGGGTAGTCGTTACAGGAACTGCAATCGTCACAAATGGAGATAAGGAAATTCTATTAAGTGAAAACCAGTCCACTTACATTCCAATCGGAGTTCAACATAGGCTAGAAAACCCCGGTAAAATAGATTTGGAAATTATCGAAGTTCAAAGTGGAACTTACTTGGAGGAAGACGATATTGTCCGACTCGATGATAATTATGGTAGGGCGTAA